The following is a genomic window from Polaribacter atrinae.
GAATCTAATAAATTAGGAAAAATAGTAGAATTTCATCTTCGTTATGATCGCTATAAATATGTGATTGGTGAAAAAGTAACAAAAGAAACTCCCGTTCCAGGTAGTGGTTTATCTTATGATTTAGGTCCGCATTTGTTAGATGCAGCAATTTCTCTTTTTGGAACTCCTTTAGAATGGAAGAAAAGCTTAGGCCATTTTAGACCAAATACGCAAGTAGATGATTATGCTCATTTTCATTTATTGTATCCAGAAGGCATGCAAGTTTTTATTACAGCAAGTCTGTTGGTTACTGAGCCACAACCCGCTTTTATTTTACACGGAACAAAAGGTTCTTATGTAAAAGACCGTGCAGATGTTCAGGAACAACAGTTACAAGAAGGCATAAAACCCTCCATTCCTTTATTTGGTATTGAAAGTACTAATACCCTAGGTGTTTTGACATATTTTAATGATGAAGGAGTTAAAAAACATGAAAATATCATTTCTAAAAAATCTTCTTACAAGCAAGTATTTAATGATGTTTATGGAACTATTAGAGAAGGAAAAACATATCCCGTAACAGAAAATCAAATTATACAACAATTAGAAATTTTAGAAAGTTAAAAAACAATTTCTTATAAATTTAAGATTGAAAAATAATACCTTTACAGCTCAATTCAATTATCCTTTTTAAACATTATTGAATCGACATCAAACTAAAATTACTATAAAACTCTAAGAATGCAAACTACAAAACTGAGCACAAAAAGTATATTACCACTCACCTGCTCTCGCTCTGGAACTTGTTGTTTTGGAAAAGCTGTAATGTTAAATCCATGGGAGTTATTTAGTTTTAGTAAAGAGAAAAAAGTAAGTCCGAGAGAATTTCGTGATTTATATACAGATTTTAGAGGTATCCGATTAACTTTTAACGGAAAGCAAGATAAAAAAGGACAAAATGCTTGTAGTCAATATATAGACAATCATGGTTGTAGCGTACATCAAGGTCGCCCGTTAGCATGTCGTTTATATCCATTGGGACGACAAATACAATTTGAAAAAGCACATTATATTTTTGAAGGTGCACAATTTCCTTGCTTAACAGACTGCGCTGAAGTTTTAGAATTACCCAAATTGAGTGTTGGAGAGTATTTAAAAGGACAAGGTGCAGTTCCTTTTGAAAAAGCACAAGATGAATATTTAAAGGTAATGCAAAACATTGCAGATATTGCCTTCGAGTTATTGTTAGATAGTGGTTTATCCGCTTCTGGCGATACAAAAACACTCGCTTTATGGAGAGAAATGGGGAATGAACTACCAGAAAAATTAGCAGAAAGAATCGGTAAAGACTGGATAGATTCTTTAATGATTCCTAAAATAACAAATGTCGTTGAAAACCCTATTGAATTTATTCAGAAACACAATGATTTACTTCTAATAAAAGCCCAAGAATCATTTGGCAGCTTGCGAACATTTAATCAAGTACGAGAAGCTTGTGTTTTAATTATGGGAATAGCGTTGCATTTGTCTAGAGGATTGGGTGCAGACACCAAAGGAATTGCAGAACTTTGGATAGAGACTGCAAAAAGTCATGGTGCAAAAGAATAATATTTTAAATTTCTTACAAAAAAATGTAAGGTTGCTACTTTTTATCCGATTACAAGGAATCACAATCAATTAATATCTATTTAACCGAATTACATGAAAAAAACAATTATTACATTATTTGCTAGTTTATTACTTATTGTAAGTTGTAACAAAGCTCCAGAAAAAGCAAAACAAATAGAAGAAAAACCAGAACCTGTTGTAGAAAAGACTTTTTCTCAAAAAATTGAAACAGCACATAAAAAAGCGGCTTTTTTAACAAATGAAGCGGTTCAGTTTGATGCTGCCATTGAATTTGGAGGAAATGAAATTTTTAATGCAACAATTACCGTTTCTACTACTTCTGATATTGCCAGAATAACGTATAAAAATGGAGATGAAATATTTGTAAACAAAGAAAACATTTTTGTTTCTCCTAGTTTAGATAAAAATCCAGGAGTTCGTTTTCATGCATATACTTGGAGCTATTTCTTCTTGTTTCCTTACAAGTTAAATGACAATGGAACAAAATGGAACGACGACTTTAAAACAAATGAAACTACAAATACTTTTGATGTTGCAAAGTTAACTTTTGGTGCTAATATTGGTGATACTCCAGATGATTGGTATATTGTTTATGCTGATAAAAAATCACACCTTTTAGAGCATGCAGCCTACATTGTTACCTCTGGTAAAACAAAAGAAGCTGCAGAAGCAGATCCTCATGCTATTAAATATGAAGACTATAAGATGATTGATGAAATTCCTTTTGCTACAAACTGGGGTTACTATGGTTGGAACATCGAAACAGGCTTATCTGATAAAATAGGAAGTGCAAAAATAACGAACATCCAATTTGTGGAAGGTTTTAGAAAAAGTTTTGCTATTCCAGAAAACTATATTAAAAAATAAGCATTCTATTTTTTATAAATTATAATCCCACTGAGAAATCAGTGGGATTTTTGCTTTAATACTATTCTTAATAAATGTAACAAAGGTGATAAATGTCAGATTTTAATACATATACCTATCGTAAATTTACGATAAGAATTATGGAAAAAAATTTAACTACCTTAGAACACAAAGAAAATAATAAAACCTTAGCTAAATTTGCCAAAGCTTTGGCGCATCCTACACGTATTGCCATTTTAAAACATCTAGAAAACCAATCGTGTTGTTTTACGGGAGATTTGGTAGATATTTTTCCGTTGGCACAATCTACCATTTCTCAGCATTTAAAAGAATTAAAAAATGCGGGACTTATTCAAGGAGAGTTAAAACCTCCAAAAATAAAGTATTGCATCAATCAAAAAAACTGGAACATCGCTAAATCATTATTTCAACAATTTTTTGAATGATATTTTTATGTAACTACATAGCTTATTTGCGATAAACAAATATTAAAATTATGAGTAAAGTAATTAAAGTTTTAGGTACCGGTTGTCCAAAATGTCAATCGATGACGGCAGTTGTTAAAACTGTAGTTTCAGAAAACAACATTGATGCTACTATAGAAAAAGTAGAAGATATTATGGAAATTATGAAATATAACGTTATGACTACTCCAGCATTGGTCATAAACGATGCAATTACCATTAAAGGTAGAATTCCCTCTAAAGAGGAAGTACTATCACTACTAAAATAATTAAATTGTTGGGTATGAATTATCAAATCGAAACGATAGAAAATGTTTGATTGGATACAAAATATAGCAGATTGGTTTGTGTATGATGTTTTAAACTTAAACAAAGAACAACTTTTAGCAGAAGCCTTAAATTTCTTTATTTACGACACCACAAAAATTCTGATATTACTTTTTGTAATCATTTTTTTAATGGGAATTGTAAATAGTTACTTTCCTATAGATAAGGTTAAAAATTATCTATCAAGAAATAAATTATATGGTTTAGAGTACTTGATGGCAAGTCTTTTTGGAGTGGTAACTCCTTTTTGTTCCTGCTCATCAGTTCCTTTATTTATTGGTTTTGTAAGAGGCGGAATTCCGTTAGGTGTTACTTTTGCTTTTTTAATTACATCTCCTTTGGTTAATGAAGTTGCTATTGGACTTTTTATAGGTTTATTTGGAGTTAAAACTACTATTATCTATGTAGTTAGCGGTATTTTATTAGGAACTATTTCTGGAGTTATTCTTCAAAAATTAAAATTAGAAACCTATTTAACTCCTTGGGTAAAAGAAGTGTTGGCCAACGCACAAAAAGAACAAGACCTTTTTATAGCAGAAAAACAAACCTTACAACAACGTTTACCCATAATTTGGGCAGAAGTACTGACTATTTTAAAAGGTGTTATTCCGTATGTTATAGTGGGGATTGCTATTGGAGGTTTCATGCATGGTTATATCCCTGAAGGCTTTTTTGAACAATACATGGCCAAAGACAATCTTTTTGCGGTGCCAATTGCTACTATTTTAGCAGTACCAATGTATTCTAATGCATCTGGAATATTACCTGTAGCTCAGGTTTTAGTTGCAAAAGGAATTCCCTTAGGAACCGCAATTGCTTTTATGATGGGAGTTGTTGGTTTATCCTTACCAGAAGCAATGCTTTTAAAGAAAGTAATGACCTTAAAATTAATTGCCATCTTTTTTGGTGTAGTGACATTCTGTATCATCATTTCTGGATATATATTTAATCTGATTTTATAACCCAAATGATCATCAAAAAGAATGAATAGAAAACCTTAAATTTTAATCTGCTTAACGGTTACACGTTGCTCTAAAGAATGCGCAACAGGACCAAATTGATTAAAAAGAGCCACATCTGCAGCATCTAAACCATAACCTACCGCAACGTAGCCTCC
Proteins encoded in this region:
- a CDS encoding Gfo/Idh/MocA family oxidoreductase, giving the protein MSNNVIKTGILSFGMSGQIFHAPFLDEHQNFELSAVVERSKKKAHLIYSDIKSYDTIDEILADSEIELIIVNTPNPTHFEFALKALKAKKHVLLEKPFTVNSSEAKQLFTAAKKYNCSVLAYQNRRYDSDFLSVKSVLESNKLGKIVEFHLRYDRYKYVIGEKVTKETPVPGSGLSYDLGPHLLDAAISLFGTPLEWKKSLGHFRPNTQVDDYAHFHLLYPEGMQVFITASLLVTEPQPAFILHGTKGSYVKDRADVQEQQLQEGIKPSIPLFGIESTNTLGVLTYFNDEGVKKHENIISKKSSYKQVFNDVYGTIREGKTYPVTENQIIQQLEILES
- a CDS encoding YkgJ family cysteine cluster protein, whose translation is MQTTKLSTKSILPLTCSRSGTCCFGKAVMLNPWELFSFSKEKKVSPREFRDLYTDFRGIRLTFNGKQDKKGQNACSQYIDNHGCSVHQGRPLACRLYPLGRQIQFEKAHYIFEGAQFPCLTDCAEVLELPKLSVGEYLKGQGAVPFEKAQDEYLKVMQNIADIAFELLLDSGLSASGDTKTLALWREMGNELPEKLAERIGKDWIDSLMIPKITNVVENPIEFIQKHNDLLLIKAQESFGSLRTFNQVREACVLIMGIALHLSRGLGADTKGIAELWIETAKSHGAKE
- a CDS encoding ArsR/SmtB family transcription factor, with the protein product MEKNLTTLEHKENNKTLAKFAKALAHPTRIAILKHLENQSCCFTGDLVDIFPLAQSTISQHLKELKNAGLIQGELKPPKIKYCINQKNWNIAKSLFQQFFE
- a CDS encoding thioredoxin family protein — protein: MSKVIKVLGTGCPKCQSMTAVVKTVVSENNIDATIEKVEDIMEIMKYNVMTTPALVINDAITIKGRIPSKEEVLSLLK
- a CDS encoding permease, which codes for MFDWIQNIADWFVYDVLNLNKEQLLAEALNFFIYDTTKILILLFVIIFLMGIVNSYFPIDKVKNYLSRNKLYGLEYLMASLFGVVTPFCSCSSVPLFIGFVRGGIPLGVTFAFLITSPLVNEVAIGLFIGLFGVKTTIIYVVSGILLGTISGVILQKLKLETYLTPWVKEVLANAQKEQDLFIAEKQTLQQRLPIIWAEVLTILKGVIPYVIVGIAIGGFMHGYIPEGFFEQYMAKDNLFAVPIATILAVPMYSNASGILPVAQVLVAKGIPLGTAIAFMMGVVGLSLPEAMLLKKVMTLKLIAIFFGVVTFCIIISGYIFNLIL